The region TACATGTAAGAATgattgttgttatggtgatacttGTTAATTGTTTGTATTGGATAAAATACTAGACTTTGGCCAGGAAACTTATGTTGACGTAAGATTAGGTGACTGGTCTCATACATCAGCATCGAAAGGCTGGCATCATGGTCAGCTATTAGAACATAACGATATTTTATTGGCTGCAACCCAGACTGGTTGCTGATGTGGGAAATTGGGTATATTAGTatagcctgatagggctgaacaatagtatagtatattttatctgacatgaaataatgtaagcAATACATTACCTATAGtcaataaacatacaaaaacaacaagaacaaaaataatagataaatataaatataaataaaacactgaactacagtattgaatacaaaaagataataatgaattacAGAAGTTTCCAAAACTATTAGTGATAAAACCATCATTTGAgctcattatttttttaagtattctgtTTTAGATAATTTTGAGAAACTTTGATCATAAATTTCAATAGTTCTTTGAAATTGGTTTCTAGCTTCAGTTACAGATGGATTACTACAATCCATTAAAGCAttgatttcatcaccaatagctttagtattacataaatgacatagTTTTtcatcgggggggggggattcctTGGTATCGCAGTGTTTCGATTGGtaaacgtatcttacagtctagtctAAAGTCTAAAGGGGTGACCTGTCCGTCCATGCTATGTTTTAACTGTCCGGGATGTCACTACAAGATGGCGGTGTTGATAAGGCAGGTTGTGCAACGTTCTCCAGGTAACGCTTATTTGAATGTTGTAAGAGTTCGAACCTTGGCATTGTTCGTGTGTCAGGATAGGTTGGAAGTACCGACAGAATACATACCGGCGAAACTCGCTGGTCGCCAATGGTTGGTTGGTGCGACTAGTCCAACTAATAATATCCCCGAGTATTTAGCACTACCGAGAAGACACTTCCCGCCGGTATATGCCGCCGTCAATACTGAGGAAAGTAATAATGTATCCATTAAAGAATGGTCTTCAGATGCCAAGTCGGTGATTGACCATGAACTTCGCAAACATGGGATGGTTTTATTCAAAAATTTGCCGCTCTACGGAGTAGATGATTTCTCGAAGTTCATGACATCTCTGGGTTTCAAATTTATGAGTTACGAAGGAGGCACGTCGTTTCGTCAGTCATTGAAGCATGGTGTTTTCACCACTGATGATGACGTACATGATGTAGGTTACGAACCACACAATGAAATGGCGTATGCAAGACACTATCCAAATAAGGTAAACTAATGCATCATACGATATTTCTGTACGTTGGGTATTTATTGACAAATTTAAAGTGAATGTCCCGTAAACGGCCCCCTAAGCTAGAGTGTCATTATGTTGTCAGTCAGGAAGCACGCATATATTTGCTATTTTGTCATAGTTCTGGCCCATGACTAACCCCTACCCCAACGCCCACCCACCTCCACCCCTCGTCTCCTGAAACTATAACATATATGATCTTACTTTCAAGGTCAATTCAGTTTTTCTACTTCCAAGAAAGTAGGCATAATCTTAGTTtgggtagtgtttgtttgtttgtttgtttgctggcTTACCTGCTtttgtttgatagtttgtttgtttgtttgtttgtttgtttggtggatgtttgttgtttgtattaAGTTGTTTGTTTTCCTTGGTAGGGGTAATTTTGCTGCACATTAAAATGACATGATTTAGCATAAATACTATATTAAGCCATTAATTCGAGTAATAACGTACAATTGTAACAAATATCATAACAAACATTTAATAACATAATGGTATTAATAGGAGGGTATTTCCTTCCATTGTAGAAAAATGGTATAttaaaaatgagaaaatgaaGCATGCTAAATCATcacatcaatgtatgtatgtatgtatgtatgtatgtatgtatgtatgtatgtatgtatgtatgtatgtatttatgtatgtatgtgtgt is a window of Glandiceps talaboti chromosome 5, keGlaTala1.1, whole genome shotgun sequence DNA encoding:
- the LOC144435548 gene encoding uncharacterized protein LOC144435548, yielding MAVLIRQVVQRSPGNAYLNVVRVRTLALFVCQDRLEVPTEYIPAKLAGRQWLVGATSPTNNIPEYLALPRRHFPPVYAAVNTEESNNVSIKEWSSDAKSVIDHELRKHGMVLFKNLPLYGVDDFSKFMTSLGFKFMSYEGGTSFRQSLKHGVFTTDDDVHDVGYEPHNEMAYARHYPNKVN